In Silene latifolia isolate original U9 population unplaced genomic scaffold, ASM4854445v1 scaffold_669, whole genome shotgun sequence, one genomic interval encodes:
- the LOC141639975 gene encoding nicotinate phosphoribosyltransferase 2-like, with amino-acid sequence MFFTGMGKFKCGHCSSEGFLDCLQKLDCSEGEVYAIPEGSVVFPRVPLIRVEGHVAGPDGGISASRYYYMGGFDATRLWIRLWRSLCKVLMARLNVRILSVRFRHGWLKFRASMMNLFLLTS; translated from the exons ATGTTTTTCACTGGTATGGGCAAGTTTAAGTGTGGCCATTGCAGCTCG GAGGGTTTTCTAGATTGTCTACAAAAATTAGATTGCTCTGAAGGTGAAGTCTATGCTATTCCAGAAGGATCGGTTGTTTTTCCAAGGGTGCCTCTTATAAGGGTAGAAGGGCATGTCGCT GGGCCGGATGGAGGAATTAGTGCTTCAAGATACTATTACATGGGTGGTTTTGATGCAACAAG ACTATGGATAAGATTGTGGAGAAGTCTCTGCAAAGTGTTGATGGCTCGACTAAATGTGAGGATTTTGTCAGTCAGGTTCAGGCATGGTTGGCTAAAATTCAG GGCAAGCATGATGAATTTGTTCTTGTTAACAAGCTAG